tccagctacaatagtcatttataacataaacaatgtctatactgcatttctgatcaatttaatgttattttaatggacaaattttggggcttttctttcaaaaacaaggacatttctaagtgaccccacacttttgaatggtagtgtacaccggtatataaaaaattataaaaaggcATTTTATATTTAAGACTCGGCAAAGTCATGACAACTACTGTTTTGGTTCAGTGATAGTATAGGCCTGTAGGTAGGTCTACAACTGGGTTGGAAGAACAGCTTTTTAAAGTCTGATGGTCCATCAACATGGAATCAATTTCCAAAACATATGAAATTGCAGAAACGTCTTAAATTGAATGAACGTAAAACCAAAAGGCAAGAAGGCAATACTGAAATAGCCACTGGTTCTGGTGCTGTAGAGGCCACAATGCATTGAAATAGCCACTGGTTTTGTTCAAGGCGTAGGAGACCTAGAGCTGGTAGGCAGATGGGGGGTGTTTGAGGGCAGAGCGCTAGTGCACTGAAGGTCACAGATGGTGAGCAGGTGGATGATGGGCACAGGGGGCCACTGATGTTGACTTCCTTTTTTTGTGTAGTACTCTCAATGTCCATGTGTTATTCCACACACTGAGACATTCAATGTGGTGCCTTCCTCTCCCAGCAGCATGTGCCATGTCCACGCTCTCCTATGGAGCACTTTGCAGGGCGTGCCCGTCCCCGGTGAAACTTTGCTGTTGGTCCAGATTTGGTTTTGCCAAAGTTTGATAGAGTGGCTATGAGTTCACTGTCTGTTTTCATCTTCTTGAAGCTGGAAACAAAGGATGCTACTTTAGGCCTGAAACTCACAGGATCCTCCCTCATCTTCTTTTTGAGGTCTTCAAAGATCTCCATCCAGTCTTCCTCTAACGTCACCCCCTCAGCTGGTTTTCCAGATGTACCTTGAAGAGCATTACAACCATAGTATTAGAATTACAACCATCATTCAGATTACCAAATGAGTTATAGGTATACAGTCTTCAAATTGAAGCCCTTCACTTAATATCAGATATATTGTGGTGAAATTGTAGATTTACCTGAGCCGTTTACAACAGAAACGGGAGCACACTCGATTTCAACAGTGTCCTCAGAAGCGTTGCCACAGTCTATTGTAGGAGGAGAGAATTACAACCATCAGACAACCAGATTGTTAGTCTTCTATATTGCCTGTCAGGGATAATGTTGCGTAATTGTGGATTTATTCAGTTATTGAGGAACATACCGAAAACATTGCATTCGGGTGAACATTCTTCTTCGTTGCAGTTATCCAGATTCTCGTTAGAATCATCAATCTTCTTCTCTACATACGATGCAACACATGCTTCTTTGAAAAGCTTGTGGTACAATCTGTAATGGACAAATGAGGAACACACCTAAAGCAATAGATTTCTGGTGATAGCATTTAAATACACTATATGTATCAGCAGTTGAAGTGTGTCAAGCAACTGACTTGTAGCAGAATTGAAGGTGGGGCTAATGGAGCAGTCCACAGAGGCATGCACATGGTTGTCTCCATACTCCACTTGCAACTCATATTTGATCATTTTTAGAGCTGATGAAAGAGAGTGGCCTATTTCAAACAGCTTTGTCAATTTCTCAATGGTGTCCGCTGACACATTTCACCTCTTCAGCACCTGTCAGACTGTGGTTGTCGTTATTCCTTAGACACCCATGAAAGAGGTAACCTTTCTTTCATATGGAGATCTGCAGACGTACAATGAATGGGATTAAAATAAGCGAATTTCAAGCTACTTTCTGAAAACAGGAACTATTAGGCCTACTTAATAACTTTGTTTTGACTCGTCTTATGATAGTGTGGGTAAATTGTGTTGCACTTGTATTACTAACCTTGATTCTCTTCGTTGGGTATGAATAGACCTCTTCGGGATGAAGTACCTTATTGCACCACAACATGTGTTGTTGGTACTTATGGCCGAACTGGACCTTGTATTATGCTGGCATTTTAGGTCCACCTGTAGAAGAAGTAAATCAAATGTTAATTTCAAATTATGTTTTTTTAACATGGGTCAACTTACTCTTATTACGTTTCATTGTATGGCCCTTGGAAGCCCAGGCTTCTCATGTTTCAATAGTCAAGTGAACGAGACAGGATTTGGAAGGATGGCCACACGAGGctataggcaggtagcctagcggttagagcgttgagacagtaaccaaaaggttgctggttcgaatacctgagCTGTCAAGGTGAAAACTCTGTCGATGTGTCCTTgaccaaggcacttaaccctaatttgcctCAATTTTGCTCCAGGACCCTGTACCCTGAAAAAGAAAAttactttaactaggcaagtcagtaaataacaaattcttatttacaataacggtctaaccccagccaaaccctaacaatgctgggccaattgtgccctatgggactcccaatcgcggccgtttgtgatacagcctggaatcaaaccagggtctgtagtgatgcctctagcagtgccttagaccgctgcaccacttgggagcccac
The sequence above is a segment of the Salvelinus alpinus chromosome 1, SLU_Salpinus.1, whole genome shotgun sequence genome. Coding sequences within it:
- the LOC139562889 gene encoding LOW QUALITY PROTEIN: uncharacterized protein (The sequence of the model RefSeq protein was modified relative to this genomic sequence to represent the inferred CDS: inserted 3 bases in 3 codons), with protein sequence MKEEVHKWLKDXQRTSDLPWRKXTYPNADRINKYRVDLKCQHNTRSSSAISTNNTCCGAIRYFIPKRSIHTQRRESRSPYERKNVSADTIEKLTKLFEIGHSLSSALKMIKYELQVEYGDNHVHASVDCSIXPHLQFCYKLYHKLFKEACVASYVEKKIDDSNENLDNCNEEECSPECNVFDCGNASEDTVEIECAPVSVVNGSGTSGKPAEGVTLEEDWMEIFEDLKKKMREDPVSFRPKVASFVSSFKKMKTDSELIATLSNFGKTKSGPTAKFHRGRARPAKCSIGERGHGTCCWERKAPH